The Streptomyces kanamyceticus DNA segment TCGCAACGCGAAGGCCGCCGTCGAAGAGGGCATCGTCGCCGGTGGTGGCGTGGCCCTCATCCAGGCCGCCGCCGTCTTCGAGAAGCTTGAGCTCGAAGGTGACGAGGCCACCGGTGCCGCCGCTGTGAAGCTGGCCCTGGAGGCCCCGCTGAAGCAGATCGCCGTCAACGCCGGCCTCGAGGGTGGCGTCGTCGTCGAGAAGGTGCGCAACCTGACCGTCGGCCACGGCCTGAACGCCGCGACCGGTGAGTACGTCGACATGATCGCCGAGGGCATCCTCGACCCGGCGAAGGTGACGCGCTCCGCCCTGCAGAACGCCGCCTCCATCGCCGCGCTGTTCCTCACCACCGAGGCCGTCATCGCCGACAAGCCGGAGAAGGCGGGCGCTGCCCCGGCCGGCGGCGGCATGCCGGGCGGTGACATGGACTTCTGATCCCTCGCGGATCGGCTGTCCTGAGCGCTTAGCTCGTACGAAGGGGCGGCACTCTCCTCACGGAGGGTGTCGCCCCTTCGGCATGCCCGTGCCCCCGTCCCGTCAGCGCACACCGTGCCTTTGCTCACCGTTTACCAAGGACTTAAGTCCCTGGCTCGGGCCTTTTGTCCCGGGTGAGACTTTCGTCCGTGAACTCCCTGGACTCCGTCATCCTGCAAGTGAACGACCACTTGTGGACCTACCTCCTGATCCCGCTCGTCGTCGGCGCGGGCATCTGGTTCACCGTGCGGTCCAGGGCCGTGCAGCTGCGGCTGCTCCCCGAGATGTTCCGCGTCATCCGCGAGAAGACGCCCGAGCGGGCCGACGGACGCAAGCAGGTCTCCTCGTTCGGCGCCTTCACCATCTCCGCGGCCGCCCGCGTCGGCACCGGCAACATCGCGGGCGTCGCCACCGCCATCACCCTCGGCGGGGCGGGCGCCGTCTTCTGGATGTGGGCGATGGCGATCATCGGCGCCGCCTCCGCGTTCGTCGAGTCGGCCCTCGCACAGCTCTACAAGGTGCGCGGCGCGACCGGCGCCTACCGGGGCGGGCCCGCCTACTACATGCAGCGCGCGCTCGGGAAGCGCTGGCTCGGCGTGCTCTTCGCCGTCACCATCACCGTGACCTTCGGCTTCGTCTTCAACGCCGTGCAGTCCAACACCATCACCTCCGTCGCCACCGGCTCCATGGGCGCGGGCGAGGCGGAGTGGTTCGCACCGCTGGTGGGCCTGCTGCTCGCCGTGCTGCTCGGCCTCGCCGTCTTCGGCGGCGTACGCAGGATCAGCGCGGTCACCACCGTGCTCGTGCCCGTCATGGCCGTCGTCTACCTGCTGCTCGGCACGGCCGTCGTGCTGCTCAACATCGCCGATGTGCCCCGGGTGCTCGCCGACATCGTGGGCGGCGCCTTCGGGGTGCGCGAGCTCGCCGCGGGCGGCATCGGCGCGGCGATCCAGCAGGGCATCAGGCGCGGCATGTTCTCCAACGAGGCGGGCCTGGGCTCAGCCCCCAACGCGGGCGCCACCGCCGAGGTCTCGCACCCCGTCAAGCAGGGCCTCGTGCAATCCCTCGGCGTCTTCTTCGACACGCTGCTCGTCTGCTCGATGACCGCCTTCATCATCCTGACCGCCAACCCGGAGCTGTCCGGGCGCCAGGGCGCCGACCTCACGCAGACCACGATGACGGAGAGCCTGGGCGGCTGGGCCGGGCACGTGCTGACCGCCGTCGTCTTCCTGCTCGCCTTCAGCTCGATGATCGGCAACTACTACTACGGCGAGTCCAACATCCAGTTCATGACGCGCAAGCGCTGGGTGCTGCCCTCCTACCGCGTGCTCGTCCTCGCGACCGTCTTCCTCGGCGCGCTCGGCTCGGTCGGCGTGGTGTGGAACCTCGCGGACGTCTTCATGGGCTTCATGGCGCTGGTCAACCTGCTCGCGATCATCCCGCTCTCCGCGATCGCCTTCCGGCTGCTCGACGACTATCTGGCACAGCGGCGCGCGGGCCTCGATCCGGTGTTCACGCGGGACCGGATACCGGGCCTGCGCGGCGTGCAGTGCTGGGAGCCGGACCGTTCCCACGAGCGTCCCGTGGCCTCCGGCGCACGCCCCCGAGAGTGAGTCGTCGTGCTGGCCGCCGCCGGATTCCTGGCGACGGCCGACACGTGAACGCGGCCGCTACGGCAGCCGGTCCAGGATCCAGCCGCAGAGCTCCTCGGTGACCAGGGTGTGCCCCTCGTTCTGCGAGGCGCACAGGTACTCGTCGAGCTCGCTCTCCTCGGAGTCCCCGAACGGCTCGTAGAGCTTCTCGCGGGTGTCGATGTCGCGCAGGGCGACCGCGCTGACCGAGGGCACGAAGCAGTGCGCGCGTTCATCGGCCTCGGAGCCGAGGCCGATGAACGCGGGGATCTTGTTCAGCTCGTCGGCGAGGATCCCGAAGCCCTCCAGGGTGCCGCCGGGGGCGCCGTCGACCTCGGGCAGGCCCGAGGTGCGGATCCGCGGCCTGCGCAGGGTCACCACCCGCAACTGGGCGACGAGTTGGTCGTCGCCCGCGGACTGGGTGTAGAGGTGGGTGCCGGTGATGGCGAGGCCCTTGCCGTGGAACGCCCGCTCGCCGGGGCGGACTTCATTGGCCTCGCCGGTCCGCACGCCGTTGGCGACGCCGATCTTGCGCGGCCCGGCGGGCCAGCCGCCGACCCGCTCCAGCTCCGCGAGGAAGGT contains these protein-coding regions:
- a CDS encoding alanine/glycine:cation symporter family protein, giving the protein MNSLDSVILQVNDHLWTYLLIPLVVGAGIWFTVRSRAVQLRLLPEMFRVIREKTPERADGRKQVSSFGAFTISAAARVGTGNIAGVATAITLGGAGAVFWMWAMAIIGAASAFVESALAQLYKVRGATGAYRGGPAYYMQRALGKRWLGVLFAVTITVTFGFVFNAVQSNTITSVATGSMGAGEAEWFAPLVGLLLAVLLGLAVFGGVRRISAVTTVLVPVMAVVYLLLGTAVVLLNIADVPRVLADIVGGAFGVRELAAGGIGAAIQQGIRRGMFSNEAGLGSAPNAGATAEVSHPVKQGLVQSLGVFFDTLLVCSMTAFIILTANPELSGRQGADLTQTTMTESLGGWAGHVLTAVVFLLAFSSMIGNYYYGESNIQFMTRKRWVLPSYRVLVLATVFLGALGSVGVVWNLADVFMGFMALVNLLAIIPLSAIAFRLLDDYLAQRRAGLDPVFTRDRIPGLRGVQCWEPDRSHERPVASGARPRE